Proteins from a single region of Bogoriella caseilytica:
- a CDS encoding carbohydrate ABC transporter permease, whose protein sequence is MQGLRKAVLVGLGLLWLVPIYLMVINAAKVSANYGNATVWIPSDISGLWENILVALDRGRIAEGLLSTLIYSVMSPLIAVVIGAMAGFAIVALKLRRPFFWFVLIFSSTVFPIQMVLMPLFIGYVEVGIFDSRLGMVLIYTVIAVPFSAFVLRNFFSGIARQVYEAAEIDGATPWRIFFRIYLPMSKSALFAVFILQATFIWNDLLLGLSLSQSTDVRPVMTTLAAMQSTYGGSTMPVVLAGGLIVSIPTIVLFLATQRYFSQGLALGQYN, encoded by the coding sequence ATGCAGGGTCTGCGCAAGGCCGTTCTTGTCGGGCTGGGCCTCCTCTGGCTCGTCCCGATCTACCTCATGGTCATCAACGCCGCGAAGGTGTCGGCGAACTACGGCAACGCCACCGTCTGGATCCCCTCCGATATCAGCGGGCTGTGGGAGAACATCCTGGTGGCGCTGGACCGCGGTCGCATCGCTGAGGGGTTGCTCTCCACGCTGATCTATTCGGTCATGTCGCCGCTCATCGCGGTGGTGATCGGCGCGATGGCGGGCTTCGCGATTGTCGCCCTCAAACTCCGGCGGCCCTTCTTCTGGTTCGTCCTCATCTTCTCCTCGACGGTGTTCCCCATTCAGATGGTCCTGATGCCGCTGTTCATCGGCTACGTCGAGGTGGGCATCTTCGACTCCCGCCTGGGCATGGTCCTCATCTACACCGTGATCGCCGTGCCGTTCTCCGCCTTCGTGCTGCGCAACTTCTTCTCCGGTATTGCCCGCCAGGTCTACGAGGCTGCCGAGATCGACGGCGCCACCCCCTGGCGGATCTTCTTCCGCATCTACTTGCCCATGTCGAAATCGGCGCTGTTCGCGGTGTTCATCCTGCAAGCGACGTTCATCTGGAACGACCTCCTGCTCGGCCTCTCACTGTCACAAAGCACCGATGTGCGACCGGTCATGACGACGCTTGCCGCGATGCAGTCCACCTACGGCGGCTCGACGATGCCGGTGGTGCTCGCCGGCGGCCTCATTGTTTCCATACCCACTATCGTCCTGTTCCTCGCGACCCAGCGTTACTTCTCGCAGGGCCTCGCGCTCGGCCAATACAACTAG
- a CDS encoding carbohydrate ABC transporter permease, which yields MTITTGRPAPATSHRRGRVRQERLTAAAFLLPALALCVVLLYIPFVYTSYLSLTEFNGLGDPEFVGLDKYEEMFSDARILTSMVNTLIWVVGTLVLPVGLGLFIAVMVHGLRGSFWYRLPFLLPYAISGIAVGVIFSFILQTGGALTQALELFGLPFADARWLLDWPLNTIVMIVAATWQGAGVNALLFSVGLQSIPKEPVEAAMVDGAKGWTMFRHITWPMLAPMTTVVVGLSIVGSLKTFDIVWGMTQGGPGRVSETLAITMYKASFMLNDYGLGAAVALLLTVVTVTASLLYLRRQLAPAKEF from the coding sequence ATGACCATCACCACCGGACGACCGGCACCGGCTACGTCCCACCGGCGCGGTCGGGTCCGCCAGGAGCGCCTCACGGCCGCCGCGTTCCTGCTTCCCGCGCTCGCGCTGTGCGTCGTCCTCTTGTACATCCCCTTCGTCTACACCTCGTACCTGTCGCTCACCGAGTTCAACGGGCTCGGCGACCCCGAGTTCGTCGGGCTCGACAAGTACGAGGAGATGTTCAGCGACGCGCGCATCCTGACCTCGATGGTCAACACCCTCATCTGGGTGGTCGGGACGCTCGTGCTGCCGGTGGGACTCGGGCTGTTCATCGCCGTCATGGTCCACGGATTGCGCGGCTCGTTCTGGTATCGGCTGCCCTTCTTGCTGCCGTACGCGATTTCCGGCATCGCCGTCGGCGTCATCTTCTCGTTCATCCTGCAGACAGGTGGCGCACTGACCCAGGCCCTCGAGCTGTTCGGGCTCCCGTTCGCCGACGCCCGCTGGCTGCTCGACTGGCCACTGAACACAATCGTCATGATTGTCGCGGCGACATGGCAGGGCGCCGGCGTCAACGCGCTGCTGTTCAGCGTTGGCCTCCAGTCCATCCCCAAGGAGCCCGTCGAGGCTGCGATGGTCGACGGGGCGAAGGGCTGGACCATGTTCCGACACATCACCTGGCCGATGCTCGCTCCCATGACCACCGTCGTCGTCGGGCTCAGCATCGTCGGCTCGCTCAAGACCTTCGACATCGTCTGGGGTATGACCCAGGGCGGCCCGGGGCGCGTCTCGGAGACCCTTGCCATCACGATGTACAAGGCGAGCTTCATGCTCAACGACTATGGGCTCGGCGCCGCCGTCGCACTGCTTCTCACCGTGGTCACGGTCACCGCCTCGCTGCTCTATCTGAGGCGCCAGCTCGCGCCGGCGAAGGAGTTCTGA
- a CDS encoding ABC transporter substrate-binding protein: protein MSIKKTLAAAGIAAALLLSACGSGGDGPSNDPTNDPSEPGENGGDDENGGDDPPAASGPISFVTDKAAWEPSFEEMNEVSGDITLEFTGYSDPVAYDTFVRQAFRTDARPDLFTWHTGGKLQELVDQGLVAETTDIWTEAESAGLVPEGLKDQYTFDGQQYCVPLNVVYWAVYYNKEIFSDLGLEPPTTWEELETVMQTLRDNGTTPFHQMNIIFEFVYFMALAAGQDPETYLGLLDGSASYLDEDVDVVMDQWQEMIERGDFIDPGVTGDPQAMLMNGEVAMAYFGTFFTGQLTGIDAVAGEDYGIFLMPNLNPDTEEQPVVLETGPLCVGAGAENEAAALEYSRWWLSTDAQTAWSESRGDVSFNPQVEIEDPELSGLVEAVAGESAENIRIVPRYLEGSPQPVYQLSTELFGAFVTNAENPRNVQEQLQAEADAFWANQ, encoded by the coding sequence ATGTCGATCAAGAAAACCCTGGCCGCGGCGGGCATAGCCGCAGCCCTCCTGTTGAGCGCCTGCGGAAGTGGCGGCGACGGCCCATCCAACGACCCGACCAACGACCCGAGTGAGCCCGGAGAGAACGGCGGGGATGACGAGAACGGTGGGGACGACCCGCCTGCGGCGTCGGGGCCCATTTCCTTCGTCACCGACAAGGCGGCGTGGGAGCCTTCGTTCGAGGAGATGAACGAGGTCTCCGGAGACATCACCCTGGAGTTCACGGGCTACTCCGACCCGGTGGCATACGACACGTTCGTGCGGCAGGCTTTCCGAACCGACGCCAGGCCCGACCTCTTCACCTGGCACACCGGCGGGAAACTGCAGGAGCTCGTCGATCAGGGCCTCGTCGCGGAGACCACCGACATCTGGACCGAGGCCGAGAGCGCGGGCCTCGTGCCCGAAGGGCTCAAGGACCAGTACACCTTCGACGGTCAGCAGTATTGCGTCCCGCTCAACGTCGTCTACTGGGCGGTCTACTACAACAAGGAGATCTTCTCCGACCTCGGCCTCGAGCCGCCCACGACGTGGGAGGAGCTCGAGACCGTCATGCAGACGCTGCGGGACAACGGCACCACGCCCTTCCACCAGATGAACATCATCTTCGAGTTCGTCTACTTCATGGCACTCGCGGCCGGCCAGGATCCGGAGACCTATCTCGGGCTTCTCGACGGCAGCGCGTCCTACCTCGACGAGGACGTGGACGTCGTCATGGACCAGTGGCAGGAGATGATCGAGCGCGGTGACTTCATCGATCCGGGCGTCACCGGGGACCCGCAGGCGATGCTGATGAACGGCGAGGTCGCCATGGCGTACTTCGGCACCTTCTTCACCGGGCAGCTCACCGGCATCGACGCCGTCGCCGGCGAGGACTACGGCATCTTCCTCATGCCGAACCTCAACCCCGATACCGAGGAGCAGCCGGTGGTGCTGGAGACGGGCCCGCTGTGCGTCGGCGCCGGTGCCGAGAACGAGGCCGCCGCACTCGAGTACTCGAGGTGGTGGCTGTCCACCGACGCCCAGACCGCCTGGTCGGAGAGCCGCGGCGACGTGAGCTTCAACCCGCAGGTGGAGATCGAGGACCCGGAGCTCAGCGGCCTGGTCGAGGCGGTCGCTGGTGAGAGCGCGGAGAACATCCGGATCGTGCCCCGCTACCTGGAGGGCAGCCCGCAGCCGGTCTACCAGCTGTCCACCGAGTTGTTCGGTGCCTTCGTGACCAATGCGGAGAACCCGCGCAATGTGCAGGAGCAACTTCAGGCCGAGGCCGACGCCTTCTGGGCCAACCAGTAA
- a CDS encoding DUF4185 domain-containing protein has protein sequence MNGLAFTGLAAAALAAAGTVTAGTSEAAAVPQRSNAQQCALVSEQLQVTSAQPDARTQLFADYGDTSGEWVGADSTYSVPLKDGSVAWLFSDTILGTVVDGAVDMDTMGFINNSFVLERGGVLTETITGGTPAAPEGIVGPPAEDSWYWLGDGYAAPNGELHVGLNRYARFGPGQWDWGWEQTSIATIDTRSWRVKKVASVPPVTDVQWTSWYDRFGGKTYLYGVDDQGALKQAHVARVPGHDISRVDKWEYWNGTSWTRNAADSAPIQDNVANEYSVTQFRDGYLMVTQDTSEAFSNRIVAYTSCSPTGPFANQTELFRTPETGLWGSYGDPNMFTYNAHVHPHLSDDDDLLISYNVNTFDNEHVFDDVTIYRPRFWTVTVA, from the coding sequence ATGAATGGACTCGCATTCACGGGGCTCGCGGCAGCGGCTCTCGCCGCGGCAGGGACGGTGACGGCCGGTACGTCCGAGGCGGCCGCCGTTCCACAGCGATCGAACGCGCAGCAGTGTGCGCTGGTCTCCGAACAACTGCAGGTGACGTCAGCGCAACCGGATGCGCGTACCCAGCTCTTCGCTGACTACGGCGACACGTCAGGGGAGTGGGTCGGCGCGGACTCGACGTACTCGGTCCCCCTCAAGGATGGAAGTGTCGCCTGGCTCTTCTCCGACACCATCCTCGGCACCGTCGTCGACGGTGCCGTCGACATGGACACGATGGGCTTCATCAACAACTCCTTCGTGCTTGAGCGCGGCGGCGTTCTCACCGAGACGATCACCGGCGGCACGCCGGCCGCTCCCGAGGGCATCGTCGGCCCGCCCGCCGAGGACTCCTGGTATTGGCTCGGCGACGGCTATGCCGCCCCCAACGGCGAGCTCCACGTCGGGCTCAACCGGTACGCCCGCTTCGGCCCCGGTCAGTGGGACTGGGGCTGGGAGCAGACCTCGATCGCCACCATCGACACGCGCAGCTGGCGCGTCAAGAAGGTGGCGTCCGTGCCCCCGGTCACGGATGTGCAGTGGACCTCCTGGTACGACCGCTTCGGCGGCAAGACCTACCTCTACGGCGTCGATGACCAGGGCGCCCTCAAGCAGGCGCATGTCGCCCGAGTGCCCGGTCACGACATCTCCCGCGTCGACAAGTGGGAGTACTGGAACGGCACCAGCTGGACGCGGAACGCGGCCGATTCAGCGCCTATCCAGGACAACGTCGCCAATGAGTACTCGGTGACCCAGTTCCGCGACGGCTACCTCATGGTCACCCAGGACACCTCCGAGGCGTTCTCGAATCGCATCGTCGCGTACACCTCGTGCTCACCGACGGGGCCGTTCGCCAACCAGACCGAGCTGTTCCGCACTCCCGAGACCGGCCTCTGGGGCTCGTACGGAGACCCGAACATGTTCACCTACAACGCCCACGTCCATCCGCATCTCAGCGACGACGACGATCTGCTCATCAGCTACAACGTCAACACTTTCGACAACGAGCACGTGTTCGACGACGTCACCATCTACCGACCCCGGTTCTGGACCGTCACGGTGGCCTGA
- a CDS encoding LacI family DNA-binding transcriptional regulator codes for MNRGPSTPKKPTLRDVAELAGVSPMTASRVVAGSPGVSPDLVKRVRSAVKKLGYARNEAARLMRPGQRSGLLGVIVTNIDNPYYAQVLLGIESAAQSSGRLIITGISHNDPALEAQLVRDLVARNIDGLIVVPASADAPHLAAVAARGVPLVLASRSIQQGGADTILVDDIGGASTAVADMLTEGRHPIAFVGGPDAIATAARRYEGYVLAHTRAGLVPDPEMVLRLPPDRDAVGAATRALLALPEPPKAFFTTNNRYTVAVLRVLLQAHLDTDDQPPLVGFDTFELADLLPYPLRLIDHDAHALGRLAAELAIRRIDGGEQTPPVTTTLPSTVALNGATSHRAVTS; via the coding sequence ATGAACCGGGGCCCGAGTACGCCGAAGAAGCCCACACTCAGGGACGTCGCCGAGCTCGCGGGCGTCTCGCCCATGACCGCCTCGCGCGTGGTCGCGGGATCGCCGGGGGTCTCGCCGGACCTGGTCAAGCGGGTCCGCTCCGCAGTGAAGAAGCTCGGCTACGCCCGCAACGAGGCGGCGCGCCTGATGCGCCCGGGCCAGCGCTCCGGCCTCCTCGGCGTCATTGTCACCAACATCGACAACCCCTACTACGCACAGGTGCTGCTCGGCATCGAGTCCGCAGCCCAGAGCTCGGGACGCCTCATCATCACAGGTATCTCGCACAATGACCCGGCGCTCGAGGCCCAGTTGGTCCGCGACCTCGTGGCCCGCAACATCGACGGGCTGATCGTCGTCCCAGCCAGCGCAGACGCCCCCCACCTTGCCGCCGTGGCGGCGCGCGGAGTGCCGCTCGTCCTCGCCTCACGCTCGATCCAGCAAGGGGGTGCCGACACCATCCTCGTCGACGACATCGGGGGCGCCAGCACCGCGGTGGCGGACATGCTCACCGAGGGGCGCCACCCGATCGCGTTCGTCGGAGGCCCCGACGCCATCGCCACGGCGGCCCGCCGCTACGAGGGGTACGTGCTGGCACACACCCGCGCGGGCTTGGTGCCCGACCCCGAGATGGTGCTGCGGCTGCCTCCCGACCGTGACGCCGTTGGCGCCGCCACGCGCGCTCTGCTCGCCCTGCCGGAGCCACCGAAAGCCTTCTTCACCACCAACAATCGCTACACCGTCGCCGTGCTGCGCGTCCTGCTCCAGGCACACCTGGACACCGACGACCAGCCACCGCTCGTCGGCTTCGACACCTTCGAGCTCGCCGACCTGCTGCCCTACCCCCTGCGCCTGATCGACCACGACGCCCACGCACTGGGGCGCCTCGCCGCCGAACTGGCCATTCGCCGGATCGACGGCGGCGAGCAGACGCCACCCGTCACCACCACCCTCCCGTCGACCGTCGCCCTCAACGGCGCCACCTCCCACCGGGCCGTCACCTCCTGA
- a CDS encoding class I mannose-6-phosphate isomerase: protein MHRSGPNYDVDPRLPQPPGTAVWVGADAFAELAATAGTLERPVVVVDCYPGVDEAAVLEALSAHFDDVISVPEAAARPIDEIDALIARNIGTDRVFGYVTKHQLADLYDVALLAGLRDRLTARTGAVVLVGWGAALAAEDADLIVLADLPRWEIQQRMRSGMPNWRRENRDEDILRKYKRGFFVDWRIADRHKTTLYDRLDYFLDTTTSVEDARLITGDAFRAALDGAVRRPFRVVPYFDPGVWGGHWMQERLGINGDVPNYAWAFDCVPEENSLALDVGGIRVEMPAANLVLHRPVELLGPGTFAQFGADFPIRFDFLDTMGGGNLSLQVHPLTGYIQDRFGMKYTQDESYYMLDVGEGGGVYLGIKPGVDPDAMFEDLERSNRGERSFPAEKYVNRFPATKHDHVLIPAGTVHCSTRNTMVLEISSTAFLFTFKMWDWDRVGLDGKPRPTHLEHARRNVQWERDTEWVTRNLINRVEVLEEGDGYRVEQTGLHELEFITTLRHWFSVPTSRHTASTVHVLNLVEGAAAVVESPDGAFSPFEVHYAETFIVPATVGPYVVRPADGVSRCATMTAFVRGTEDPHGVAGAGLRCTTRAQE, encoded by the coding sequence ATGCACCGTTCAGGGCCGAACTACGACGTCGATCCCCGCCTCCCGCAGCCTCCAGGAACCGCGGTGTGGGTCGGCGCCGACGCCTTCGCGGAACTCGCCGCCACAGCCGGGACGCTGGAGCGGCCCGTCGTGGTTGTCGACTGCTACCCCGGCGTCGACGAGGCAGCGGTTCTCGAGGCACTCAGCGCGCATTTCGACGATGTCATCAGCGTGCCGGAGGCTGCGGCCCGACCCATCGATGAGATCGATGCCCTGATCGCGCGCAACATCGGTACCGATCGCGTCTTCGGCTACGTCACGAAGCACCAGCTCGCCGACCTTTACGACGTCGCCCTCCTCGCCGGCCTTCGTGACCGCCTCACCGCCCGCACCGGCGCCGTCGTCCTGGTTGGCTGGGGCGCTGCCCTGGCAGCCGAGGACGCCGATCTGATCGTCTTGGCCGACCTGCCGCGCTGGGAGATCCAGCAGCGGATGCGCTCCGGCATGCCGAATTGGCGCCGAGAGAATCGCGACGAGGACATCCTGCGCAAGTACAAGCGCGGGTTCTTCGTCGACTGGCGGATTGCCGACCGCCACAAGACGACCCTCTACGACAGACTCGACTACTTCCTGGACACGACGACGTCGGTCGAGGACGCCAGGCTCATCACCGGCGATGCGTTCCGGGCCGCGCTCGACGGTGCGGTACGCCGGCCCTTCCGCGTGGTCCCCTACTTTGATCCGGGGGTCTGGGGCGGGCACTGGATGCAGGAGAGGCTCGGGATCAATGGCGACGTGCCCAACTACGCGTGGGCATTCGACTGCGTGCCCGAGGAGAACTCCCTCGCACTCGACGTCGGCGGCATCCGCGTGGAGATGCCGGCCGCCAACCTCGTCCTCCACCGGCCCGTCGAGCTCCTCGGGCCCGGGACCTTCGCCCAGTTCGGCGCAGACTTCCCTATCCGCTTCGACTTCCTCGACACCATGGGCGGAGGGAACCTGTCGTTGCAGGTCCACCCCCTCACCGGGTACATCCAGGACCGTTTTGGCATGAAGTACACGCAGGACGAGAGCTACTACATGCTCGACGTCGGCGAGGGCGGTGGCGTCTACCTGGGCATCAAGCCGGGCGTTGACCCCGACGCGATGTTCGAGGACCTCGAGCGCTCCAACCGCGGCGAGCGCTCCTTCCCGGCAGAGAAGTACGTCAACCGTTTCCCCGCGACAAAGCACGACCACGTCCTGATCCCGGCCGGCACCGTCCACTGCTCCACGCGCAACACCATGGTCCTGGAGATCTCCTCGACCGCATTCCTCTTCACGTTCAAAATGTGGGACTGGGACCGGGTCGGGCTCGACGGGAAACCGCGACCGACACATCTCGAGCACGCCCGCCGCAACGTTCAGTGGGAGCGCGACACCGAATGGGTCACCCGCAACCTCATCAACCGCGTCGAGGTGCTCGAGGAGGGGGATGGCTACCGTGTCGAGCAGACCGGACTGCACGAACTCGAGTTCATCACGACGCTGCGGCACTGGTTCTCCGTCCCCACCAGCCGGCACACCGCATCGACAGTGCACGTCCTCAACCTCGTCGAGGGCGCGGCCGCCGTCGTGGAGAGCCCTGACGGGGCGTTCTCACCGTTCGAGGTGCATTACGCCGAGACCTTCATCGTGCCCGCGACCGTCGGGCCCTACGTGGTCCGCCCCGCCGACGGCGTGAGCCGGTGCGCGACGATGACCGCGTTCGTCCGCGGCACCGAGGACCCCCACGGTGTCGCCGGTGCCGGACTGCGGTGCACCACGAGAGCGCAGGAGTGA
- a CDS encoding ROK family protein, whose amino-acid sequence MYAVLEVGGTHVVAALVDAARRQVLVAHRLVLDSQGQAGFILETLARAVEGLGPAARALPLIVAIPGPFDYARGIGDFTGVAKFQALRGVDLRLFLTERLGMDVRFVNDVTAFGLGQFLLLRRPRRLVALTLGTGVGSVFLADGRPVTTGESVPPQGWVYLLEYDDHPLEESFSRRAIVEAYESVSGLRLDVHEIAGLARRRDVAASRVMERGFGALADTLAPWVARFRTDLVVIGGSIVGSWDLIERWFTPRLASQLPDDRLVPIESAAGTPDAALIGAAHHCRELDAGPPTLH is encoded by the coding sequence ATGTACGCGGTCCTCGAGGTGGGCGGCACCCACGTGGTCGCGGCGCTCGTGGACGCCGCACGTCGCCAGGTGCTCGTCGCGCACCGGCTGGTGCTGGACAGCCAGGGCCAGGCCGGCTTCATCCTCGAGACGCTCGCCCGCGCCGTGGAAGGGCTCGGTCCTGCGGCTCGCGCACTGCCGCTCATCGTCGCCATCCCGGGTCCTTTCGACTACGCCCGCGGTATCGGCGACTTCACCGGCGTCGCCAAGTTCCAAGCCCTGCGCGGGGTGGACCTGAGGCTGTTCCTCACCGAACGCCTCGGCATGGACGTGCGCTTCGTCAACGACGTCACCGCCTTCGGGCTCGGGCAGTTCCTCCTGCTGCGCCGGCCGCGCCGACTGGTGGCGCTCACCCTCGGGACGGGAGTCGGCTCGGTGTTCCTCGCGGACGGCCGCCCCGTCACGACCGGCGAGTCGGTGCCGCCGCAGGGCTGGGTCTACCTGCTGGAATACGATGACCACCCGCTGGAGGAGAGCTTCTCCCGACGCGCGATCGTCGAGGCTTACGAGAGCGTCAGCGGACTACGTCTGGACGTCCACGAGATCGCCGGCCTCGCCCGGCGTCGCGACGTCGCAGCCTCCCGGGTGATGGAGCGCGGGTTCGGCGCACTGGCCGACACTCTCGCACCGTGGGTCGCACGCTTCCGGACGGACCTGGTTGTCATCGGCGGATCGATCGTCGGATCGTGGGATCTCATCGAGCGGTGGTTCACCCCCCGGCTGGCGTCACAACTTCCCGACGACCGGCTCGTCCCCATCGAGAGCGCCGCCGGGACCCCCGACGCCGCCCTCATCGGCGCGGCACATCACTGCCGGGAACTCGACGCTGGCCCACCCACCCTTCACTGA
- a CDS encoding mannonate dehydratase, which produces MLQLSEFMPPRPEPSWRLVRQAGVSNVVGVLNGAEQDQRMFASVGSRGWIADRRDDVPWSLPAIRRNMEIYEEWGFRLIATEDTAPMDRIRLGLPGRDEEIEHVTEQIRALGALGIPTMAYNWMALSSWGRTDLAVETRGGALVTGYTRSVAQAGPPLADEGEYTAEGMWDALAYFLDAVVPEAEQAGVRLALHPDDPPQAVDRGVPRIMSSVADYRRLLALHPSECHGMTFCQGNFALMPEVLAGEVSLPDLIREFGRARIPFVHFRDVRGTVEEFTEAFHDDGQTDMAECMRAYREIGFDGPMRPDHVPTLEGEANDRPGYAMLGRLFAIGYTRGLEHATFGHPAAR; this is translated from the coding sequence ATGCTGCAGCTCAGCGAGTTCATGCCGCCGAGGCCCGAGCCGTCATGGCGGCTGGTGCGCCAGGCCGGCGTCTCCAACGTCGTCGGCGTCCTCAACGGCGCCGAGCAGGACCAGCGCATGTTTGCCTCGGTCGGCAGCCGCGGCTGGATCGCCGACCGCCGTGACGACGTGCCGTGGAGCCTGCCGGCCATCCGGCGCAACATGGAGATCTACGAGGAGTGGGGCTTCCGGCTCATCGCCACCGAGGACACCGCGCCGATGGACAGGATTCGCCTCGGGCTGCCCGGGCGCGACGAGGAGATCGAGCACGTTACCGAACAGATCCGCGCCCTCGGCGCCCTCGGCATCCCGACCATGGCCTACAACTGGATGGCGTTGAGCAGCTGGGGCCGCACCGACTTGGCCGTGGAGACCCGCGGCGGTGCGCTGGTCACCGGCTATACCCGGTCTGTCGCGCAGGCCGGACCGCCGCTGGCCGACGAGGGCGAGTACACCGCCGAGGGCATGTGGGATGCGCTGGCCTACTTCCTCGACGCCGTTGTTCCGGAGGCCGAGCAGGCGGGCGTCCGGCTGGCACTCCACCCCGACGACCCACCCCAGGCCGTCGACCGCGGCGTCCCTCGCATCATGAGTTCCGTCGCCGACTACCGGCGTCTCCTCGCTCTTCACCCCTCTGAGTGCCACGGCATGACGTTCTGCCAGGGCAACTTCGCGCTCATGCCCGAGGTCCTCGCGGGCGAGGTCTCGCTTCCCGACCTCATCCGGGAGTTCGGTCGCGCGAGAATCCCCTTCGTGCACTTCCGTGACGTCCGCGGCACGGTCGAGGAGTTCACCGAGGCCTTCCACGACGACGGCCAGACGGACATGGCCGAGTGCATGCGTGCTTACCGCGAGATCGGCTTCGACGGGCCGATGCGCCCCGACCATGTCCCCACGCTCGAGGGGGAGGCCAACGACCGCCCCGGCTACGCCATGCTCGGCCGGCTCTTCGCCATCGGCTACACCCGGGGCCTGGAGCACGCAACCTTCGGGCATCCCGCCGCGAGGTGA
- a CDS encoding SDR family NAD(P)-dependent oxidoreductase, producing MDGRHAGRVAVVTGGSAGIGRGAVEAFAEQGASVVVHGLDEPGVSAAVAAITAAGGAAVGVAGDVREEETHRRIVEVAMREFGRIDHLVTSAGIQTYGDALTTTPEDFDRVYAVNVRGVFLTIHAAITEIRKNAGTITLISSVQGIATQNNVVGYAMTKGGLNAMCRALANDEAAHRVRVNAVLPGSVDSPMLRTAAAEWSDGTPEGVEQLITEWGRNHPLGRVAQPREIGNVCAFLASDEASFVTGAEIRVDGGLLARSSSKLPEKD from the coding sequence ATGGATGGTCGACACGCGGGCCGCGTCGCGGTCGTGACCGGCGGGTCCGCCGGCATCGGACGTGGCGCCGTCGAGGCGTTCGCCGAGCAGGGCGCCTCGGTCGTCGTCCACGGACTCGACGAGCCGGGCGTCTCTGCTGCGGTGGCTGCCATCACTGCGGCCGGGGGTGCCGCTGTCGGGGTCGCGGGTGATGTCCGCGAGGAGGAGACCCACCGCCGCATCGTCGAGGTGGCGATGCGCGAGTTCGGCAGGATCGACCACCTTGTCACCTCCGCCGGCATCCAGACCTACGGCGATGCGCTCACCACCACGCCGGAGGACTTCGACCGCGTCTACGCCGTCAACGTCCGGGGCGTCTTCCTCACGATCCACGCGGCCATCACCGAGATTCGGAAGAACGCCGGCACCATCACGCTGATCTCGTCGGTGCAGGGCATCGCCACGCAGAACAACGTCGTCGGGTACGCCATGACCAAGGGCGGGCTCAACGCCATGTGCCGTGCGCTGGCCAATGATGAGGCCGCCCACCGCGTCCGCGTCAACGCCGTCCTGCCCGGCTCCGTCGACTCCCCGATGCTGCGCACCGCCGCCGCCGAGTGGTCGGACGGCACCCCGGAAGGCGTGGAGCAGCTCATCACCGAATGGGGCCGCAACCACCCGCTCGGGCGCGTCGCGCAACCGCGCGAGATCGGCAACGTGTGCGCATTCCTCGCCAGCGACGAGGCCTCCTTCGTCACCGGCGCCGAGATCCGCGTCGACGGCGGACTGCTGGCCCGCAGCTCCTCGAAGCTGCCCGAGAAGGACTGA
- a CDS encoding SMP-30/gluconolactonase/LRE family protein, which produces MPVPNFFHRREAMSESVTIAVSRRAQCGEGPVWDPSTRTVLWVDIVGGEILRTELDDELHPLATHALEFPFMVGAVSPRAGGGIVAAVASGFVGLDENGTQTRRVDCLPAGVRMNDAKVDPAGRYWSGSCAYDFSSGAGGLWLLDEHWDATLVLPGLTQPNGLGWSPDGRSFYLVETQARRVLAFGFDPDRSRLTSSPKVLVEADAFTGLPDGLAVDARGHLWVAEYSGSAVHEFAPDGARVQTIALPTPQPTSCAFIGPRLDHLWVTSAAADLDEENHPDAGSIFLVTSPGTTGLAVPAFGG; this is translated from the coding sequence ATGCCTGTCCCGAACTTCTTCCATCGGAGGGAAGCCATGTCCGAGAGCGTCACCATCGCCGTTTCCCGGCGCGCGCAGTGCGGCGAAGGGCCGGTCTGGGACCCGTCCACTCGCACTGTCCTCTGGGTGGACATCGTGGGCGGCGAAATCCTGCGCACTGAGCTCGACGACGAGCTCCACCCCCTCGCCACGCACGCGCTCGAGTTCCCGTTCATGGTGGGCGCAGTCAGCCCGCGGGCAGGGGGCGGGATCGTGGCGGCCGTGGCATCAGGTTTCGTCGGGCTGGACGAGAACGGCACTCAGACTCGCCGCGTGGACTGCCTACCCGCTGGGGTGCGCATGAACGACGCCAAGGTCGACCCGGCCGGCCGGTACTGGTCCGGCAGCTGCGCCTACGACTTCTCCTCCGGCGCCGGCGGGCTGTGGCTGCTCGACGAACATTGGGACGCGACGCTCGTGCTGCCCGGCCTGACGCAACCGAACGGGCTGGGCTGGAGCCCTGATGGACGGAGCTTCTACCTCGTCGAGACCCAGGCCCGGCGGGTTCTGGCTTTCGGCTTCGACCCCGACAGATCCCGTCTGACCTCGTCGCCGAAGGTGCTCGTCGAGGCTGACGCTTTCACCGGTCTCCCCGACGGTCTGGCCGTCGACGCCCGAGGTCACCTGTGGGTGGCCGAGTACTCCGGCTCAGCGGTGCACGAGTTCGCCCCCGATGGTGCACGTGTGCAGACCATTGCCCTTCCCACCCCGCAACCCACGAGCTGCGCCTTCATCGGACCGAGACTCGACCACCTGTGGGTCACCTCGGCTGCCGCAGACCTCGACGAGGAGAACCACCCGGACGCCGGGTCGATCTTCCTCGTCACGAGCCCAGGCACCACCGGCCTGGCCGTCCCGGCCTTCGGCGGCTGA